A region of Paenibacillus sp. JNUCC-31 DNA encodes the following proteins:
- a CDS encoding response regulator transcription factor, translated as MNLTALLVDDELPILENLSFILPWEEMGIEVVGTARSGAEALDKVAEYHPDIMLCDIRMPSMDGLELIQTLREQGETCEIILLTGYQQFEYARTAIRYNVHEYICKPIDYLDLEHKLRELAGQIQKKRIELEAETHRKSEMEAWVRYKHIIDLMRREEDSALFPYPTSVPQPQLSSLRYILLLIDVSGYFKHSIGWSVSRHQSWHGMIRSRLRELTDRISNGTLLISARKGEWCMLVEATDEWRLRADALARQITLELDATFEPDSGMKTRVIQDVMPVKLDDQIAERYRHCQRLLIMSDSDPCSVKLKQEISEPSLEISKEPSGRAMMWVAKEDLDFITRWIRQGNKQGLIELLTTLKHRMSEHKSALDGVAENSLRFLLVHMLRELREVHVMAEQDEIHFWSALHSATSIKELIELAEALAHVCYDKKSVPRPSVSELMTSACEYMNARLECDLGIDEVADWLGISPGYFCQLFKNHMGVTFVEYMTQKRMESAALLLSTTEWSITAIGEATGFKERRYFSKVFHKHFHMKPSEFRSNQRAGS; from the coding sequence ATGAATCTAACCGCGTTGCTGGTTGACGATGAGCTGCCGATTTTGGAAAACCTGAGTTTTATTTTGCCTTGGGAAGAGATGGGCATTGAAGTTGTGGGCACGGCCAGAAGCGGTGCTGAAGCGCTCGATAAAGTTGCAGAATATCATCCCGATATTATGTTGTGTGACATTCGTATGCCATCCATGGATGGTTTGGAGTTAATTCAAACGTTGCGGGAACAGGGTGAAACATGCGAAATTATTTTGCTGACTGGATATCAGCAGTTTGAGTATGCCCGTACAGCTATTCGTTACAATGTCCATGAATACATATGCAAGCCAATCGATTACCTGGATCTGGAACATAAATTGCGTGAGCTTGCCGGGCAGATTCAGAAGAAGCGGATCGAGTTGGAGGCGGAAACCCACCGCAAATCGGAGATGGAAGCCTGGGTCAGATACAAACATATCATTGACCTGATGCGAAGAGAAGAGGATTCGGCGTTGTTTCCTTACCCAACGTCTGTCCCTCAACCCCAGTTATCTTCCTTAAGATATATCTTGCTGCTCATTGATGTATCGGGTTATTTCAAGCATTCCATTGGATGGTCCGTATCCCGTCATCAAAGCTGGCATGGGATGATCCGTTCCAGGCTTAGGGAGCTTACTGACAGAATCAGTAATGGTACCTTGCTAATTTCGGCCCGTAAGGGAGAATGGTGCATGTTGGTGGAGGCAACTGATGAATGGAGACTGCGGGCGGATGCGTTGGCTCGGCAGATCACATTGGAGTTGGATGCGACATTTGAGCCCGATTCGGGCATGAAGACACGGGTCATTCAGGATGTTATGCCTGTGAAGCTGGATGACCAGATTGCTGAGCGGTACCGCCACTGTCAGAGACTGCTGATCATGAGTGACTCGGACCCGTGCAGTGTGAAGTTAAAGCAGGAAATTTCTGAACCTTCCTTAGAGATATCGAAGGAACCATCCGGAAGGGCAATGATGTGGGTTGCAAAAGAAGATCTGGACTTCATCACTCGCTGGATCAGGCAGGGAAATAAGCAGGGCTTGATTGAGTTGTTAACCACGCTCAAACATCGGATGAGTGAACATAAGAGTGCGCTGGATGGTGTCGCTGAAAATAGTCTGCGTTTCTTGCTTGTACATATGCTGCGTGAATTGCGCGAAGTACATGTGATGGCTGAACAAGACGAAATTCATTTCTGGAGCGCATTGCATTCAGCGACCTCCATCAAAGAATTAATCGAACTGGCTGAGGCGCTTGCTCATGTTTGTTATGACAAGAAAAGCGTGCCACGTCCTTCTGTATCGGAGCTAATGACGTCAGCGTGCGAGTATATGAACGCCAGACTGGAATGTGATTTGGGTATTGATGAAGTTGCCGATTGGCTGGGAATCAGTCCGGGTTACTTTTGCCAGCTGTTCAAAAATCATATGGGTGTTACGTTTGTTGAATATATGACCCAGAAACGGATGGAGAGCGCAGCTTTATTGTTAAGCACAACGGAGTGGAGCATAACAGCCATTGGAGAAGCAACGGGATTCAAGGAGCGGCGATATTTCTCCAAAGTATTCCATAAACATTTTCATATGAAACCATCGGAATTCAGGTCAAACCAAAGAGCAGGTTCTTAA